The genomic stretch CGGGTTTTTTATTGCCCTGAATAAATCGGCGGCGCCTGGTTTCGGCGGCGGATGAACGAAAGGCTCCCCAAAGAAAAGCCCCGTCAATCAAGGGTTGACGGGGCTTTTGGGTCTTGCGCAGAGGGCTCAGCGCACTCGACTGTTACTCAGGAACGTATCGATCAGGGGTTCGAGCACTTCATCCTGGAAGATCATGCTGCGGTGTTCCAGCGGTGACAGCAGCGAGCAGTTCAGTTCGCCCGACTGGCTGTAGCGCTGGATCAACGCCTGGCTGAAAGCCAGTTCCTCTGCGGTTTTTTCCGGGACTGCCCACCAGCAACTCGGTTTGACCCGCAGTGGCTTGAAGGTGAAGGCGTCGAAGGCTTCCACCAGACGCTCATGCACCGAGAACGCCTGGGCGTTCATGACTTCACTCTTGATGTTCTGCACGGTGGCCAGCAAGTCGCCTTGCCCCGGCTCGACCTGACCGGCCGCCCAGTCATAGAAGTCTTTGACGCTGCCATGCGGCGACGTTTGCAGGTAGGCGGTGGTGCGCAGTGCCAGGGTCGGGAACAGCAGGTTGAAGTAGTGCACGGCGTCGAGCACTTCTTCCGAGGTGACGCCGAGCGCTTCGTCGTCCGGTCGCTGGAAGCGTGGCAGGTCGGCAGGGAAGGCCGAAGCCGGCACGGTACCGTCGACCAGCCCCAGAAACGCCACTTCATGACCCTGAGACTCCAGTGTCGCGGCCACGTCCATGGCCAGCGGGCCACCCAGCGACCAGCCCATCAGGTGATAAGGCCCCTGCGGCTGGGTGTCGACGATTTCACGGCTGTAGTCGGCGATCATCTCCGACCAGGTTTGCGCGTCGTTGTGTTGCTGCGAGAAGCCGCGATGCATCACGCCGTAGACTTTCGCCCGGTTGTTCAAGCGTTTGGCCAGCGGCTGATAGCAGAACACGATACCGCCGCTGGGGTGCAGGCAGAACAGTGCCGGTGCGTCGGCCGGTGCGTTGTTGAGTTCGACCACGCATTGCGCGGTTGCGAAATGCTGGCGGGCGACGAAAGCGGAAAGCTCAGCGATGGTCGGGTGGGCCAGCAACTCTTGCAGGCGCACTTCGATATCGAGTTGTGCCTTGAGCTGGGCGATCAACTGGATCGCGAGAATCGAATGGCCGCCCAACTCGAAAAAGTTGTCGGTGATCCCCACGCGCTCGATGTTCAACGATTGCTGCCAAAGACTGGCCAGCGCTTCTTCCAGCGGATTGCCCGGCGCCACGTAGGTTCGTTGCCAGAGGCTGGCATCCGGTTCCGGCAGGGCCTTGCGGTCGAGTTTGCCGTTGGCGTTCAGCGGGAAGCGCTCAAGGAACAACAGGTGCGCAGGCACCATGTAATCAGGCAATTGCGCACGCAGAGCGGCGATCAGGGTGTCGCGCAGCTCCGTCGAATCCGGTGCGATGACGTAGGCCACCAATTGCAGACCGCTCGGGCCGTCGTGGGTGAGCACCGCGCAATCCTGCACCTGCGGCTGATCGAGCAGACGCGCTTCGATCTCGCCCAGTTCGATGCGGAAACCACGGATTTTTACTTGATGGTCAATTCGCCCGACGTATTCGATGCTGCCGTCGTTGCAGTATTTCGCCAGGTCGCCGGTACGGTACAGACGCCCACCCGGAACGCTGTCGAACGGGTCGGGGATGAAGCGCGTGGCGGTCAGGTCGGTGCGGTTCAGGTAACCCCGGGCCAGCCCGGCACGACCGATGTACAGCTCGCCGGTGCAGCCTTTGGCGACCGGGTTGAGGCCTTCATCCAGCAGGTACCAGGACAGGTCGGCAATCGGCACGCCGATGGGGCTGGCGGACTCGATATTCAGGTCGCCCAGCGACAGCGGCCGGTAGGTGACGTGAACCGTGGTTTCGGTGATGCCGTACATGTTGATCAGTTGCGGGGCCTGATCGCCGAAGCGTTCGAACCAGGGGCGCAGGCTTTTCACCTCGATCGCCTCACCGCCGAAAATCACGTAGCGCAGTTGCTGGGTCAACGGCTGGTCGGCTTCGCAGGCGACTTTCATCAGCTGTTTGAACGCCGACGGCGTCTGGTTCAGCACGCTGACTTTTTCCTCGCAGAGCAGCGTGTAGACGTCTTGCGGCGAACGGCTGACGGCGTGGGGCACGATTACCAGGCGACCGCCGTACAGCAGCGCGCCAAAGATCTCCCAGACCGAGAAGTCGAAGGCATAGGAGTGGAACAGGCTCCAGACATCGTTCTGATCGAAGCCGAACCAACCGCTGGTGGCTTCGAACAGGCGCACTACGTTGTGATGCGCGAGCAGGGCGCCCTTGGGTTTGCCGGTCGAGCCGGAGGTGTAGATCACGTACGCCAGATTGTCCGGCTGCACGACCACGTCGGGGTTGTGCTCGGCGGCGTCGCTCAGGTTCGTGGCGTCGTCGAGCAGCACGCAGCGCACGTGGGCCGGCAATGGCAATTGTTCACGCAGATGGGACTGGGTCAGGACCCAGTCGATGCGGCTGTCCTCGATCATGTAAGCCAGACGATCAGCCGGGTAGGCCGGGTCCAGTGGCACATAGGCGCCGCCGGCCTTGAGAATCGCCAGCAGGCCGATCAGCATCTGCGGCGAGCGCTCGGCGGCGATGCCCACCAGCACGTCCGGGCCGACACCGTTGGCGATCAAACGGTGGGCCAGACGGTTGGCCAGGCGGTTGAGCTCGGCGTAACTGACCTGTTGTTCGCCGAAGGTCAGGGCGATGGCGGCGCCATTGCGGGCGACCTGCGCTTCGATCAACTGGTGCAGGCACAGCGACGGGGCGATTCGGGTCTGCTGCGGGTTCCATTCGGCGAGGGTCTGCCGATGCTCTTCGGCATCAAGCAATTGCAACTCGTCCAGGCGCAGGTCGGGGCGGGCGATCAGTTGCAGCAGCAATTGCTGCCAGTGCCGGGCCAAGCGCTCGATGGTGGCGGGGGTGTAGAGGTCGCGGCTGTATTCGAACGTGGCTTGCAGGTTCTGCGGGCTGAAGTCGACGTCCAGCGACAGGTCGAACTTGGCCTGGCTTTCGCCGGCATCGAGAAATTGCAGGTTCAGCCCGCCCCATTCCACGGCCGCCGGCTCGCCGCTGCCCGTGCGCCAGTTGAACAACACCTGGAAAAGCGGATTGAGCGAAGTCGCACTGCCGCGTTGCAGTTGATCGAACAACAACTCCAGCGGGTAATCGGCGTGCTCCAACGTTGCCAGCGAATGCGCGCGCAAGGCGTTCAGGAAGTCCCGCGCCGGTTGCTGGCCGTCGAGCGTCGCCTTGTACACCTGACTGCTGACAAAAAAGCCCACCAGTTCCTGGCTGTCACTGCGGTTGCGGCTGGCGTTGGGCACGCCGACGGTGAATTCGCGCTGCTGGCTGTAGCGGCCGAGCAGCAGTTGCCACGCGCCCATCGCCAGCACGAACGGGGTCAGACCCTCGTGCTGGCAGAAACGGTTGAGGGCTTGCAGCGCTGTGGGCGCAAGGCTCAGGGAATGACGCCCGGCCAGGTGTTGCTGGCCTTCGGCGCGGGCATGATCGACCGGCAGCTCAAGCACCGGCAGTTCTCGACCCAGGTACTGGCGCCAGTAATGGTCGGCGCGCTTGCAGGCCACGCCGTCGAGGTACTCGCTGCGTTGCCACTGCGCGTAGTCGCTGTACTGGATCGGCAACTCGCTCAGGGCCGGGCTGAGGCCGGCGCTGGCCTGCGCATAGGCGCGCGCCAGATCCTGCATGAGGATCGCGTTGGACCAGGCGTCGGACACGATGTGGTGCATGTTCAGCAGCAACAGGTGTTCACGCTCGGCGGTCTTGACCAGGGTGGTGCGGATCAGCGGTGCGCGGCTCAGGTCGAACGGTTGCAGGGCCTGGGTTTGCAGGCGTTGTTCCAGGTGCAGGCGACGGGTGTCCTCATCCAGCGAGGAAAGGTCCTGGCGTTTGAGGTTCAGGCGTGTCTGGCGCTCGACCACCTGGGTCGGCACGCCGTCGATTTCGCGAAAAGCAGTGCGCAGGATGTCGTGGCGATCGATCACCGCGTTGAGCGCGGTTTCCAGCGCCTGCGGATCGAGGTCACCGTCCAGGCGCAGGGCGCGCGGCAAGTTGTAGGCGGCATTCGCCGGTGCCTGTTGCTGCACCAGCCACAGGCGCTGCTGGGCGTACGACAGCGGCGCCCGATCGAGGCGTGCGCGGCGGGTGGCGACCGGGTCTGGCTCGACGGCGTCAGCATCGGCCAACAGCAGCGCCAGCAGGTCATCATCAAGAAGTTCGTTCATGGCTTTCTCTTAACACTCGACAGGGGCGGGCCGGTTCAGCAGACGGCTGCCGGGGCTTTTTCGCTGATGACCTGGCCGCCTTGCATGCGCACCAGTTGGTCGGCGACGTCGAAATAACGGTCGTCGTGGGAGATCACGATGATGGTCTTGCCCAGGTATTTGAGTTCCGGCAGCAGCTCGGTGTAGAAAATCCGCCGGAACACCGGGTCCTGATCCGCTGCCCATTCGTCGAACACCAGCACCGGACGTTCCTCCAGCCAGGCGTTGAGCAGGGCCAGACGCTTGCGCTGGCCGGTGGACAGGTCGGTAGTGCTGAACGCGCCATCGCGAATGCTGACCTTGTGCGAAATTTCCAGGCGTTCGAGGTAGCGGTTGGCGTCCTCGGGCACTTGTTGATCGCCTTGCACCAGTTCGTCGAACAGGTAGTAGTCGGCAAAAATCGTGGTGAACAACTGACGGTAATCGTCACGGTTCTCGGCCACCACGGGCGCACCGTTGAGCAGGATTTCCCCGCCCTTTGGCGCGTACAGCCCCAACAGCAATTTGATCAGGGTG from Pseudomonas allokribbensis encodes the following:
- a CDS encoding amino acid adenylation domain-containing protein translates to MNELLDDDLLALLLADADAVEPDPVATRRARLDRAPLSYAQQRLWLVQQQAPANAAYNLPRALRLDGDLDPQALETALNAVIDRHDILRTAFREIDGVPTQVVERQTRLNLKRQDLSSLDEDTRRLHLEQRLQTQALQPFDLSRAPLIRTTLVKTAEREHLLLLNMHHIVSDAWSNAILMQDLARAYAQASAGLSPALSELPIQYSDYAQWQRSEYLDGVACKRADHYWRQYLGRELPVLELPVDHARAEGQQHLAGRHSLSLAPTALQALNRFCQHEGLTPFVLAMGAWQLLLGRYSQQREFTVGVPNASRNRSDSQELVGFFVSSQVYKATLDGQQPARDFLNALRAHSLATLEHADYPLELLFDQLQRGSATSLNPLFQVLFNWRTGSGEPAAVEWGGLNLQFLDAGESQAKFDLSLDVDFSPQNLQATFEYSRDLYTPATIERLARHWQQLLLQLIARPDLRLDELQLLDAEEHRQTLAEWNPQQTRIAPSLCLHQLIEAQVARNGAAIALTFGEQQVSYAELNRLANRLAHRLIANGVGPDVLVGIAAERSPQMLIGLLAILKAGGAYVPLDPAYPADRLAYMIEDSRIDWVLTQSHLREQLPLPAHVRCVLLDDATNLSDAAEHNPDVVVQPDNLAYVIYTSGSTGKPKGALLAHHNVVRLFEATSGWFGFDQNDVWSLFHSYAFDFSVWEIFGALLYGGRLVIVPHAVSRSPQDVYTLLCEEKVSVLNQTPSAFKQLMKVACEADQPLTQQLRYVIFGGEAIEVKSLRPWFERFGDQAPQLINMYGITETTVHVTYRPLSLGDLNIESASPIGVPIADLSWYLLDEGLNPVAKGCTGELYIGRAGLARGYLNRTDLTATRFIPDPFDSVPGGRLYRTGDLAKYCNDGSIEYVGRIDHQVKIRGFRIELGEIEARLLDQPQVQDCAVLTHDGPSGLQLVAYVIAPDSTELRDTLIAALRAQLPDYMVPAHLLFLERFPLNANGKLDRKALPEPDASLWQRTYVAPGNPLEEALASLWQQSLNIERVGITDNFFELGGHSILAIQLIAQLKAQLDIEVRLQELLAHPTIAELSAFVARQHFATAQCVVELNNAPADAPALFCLHPSGGIVFCYQPLAKRLNNRAKVYGVMHRGFSQQHNDAQTWSEMIADYSREIVDTQPQGPYHLMGWSLGGPLAMDVAATLESQGHEVAFLGLVDGTVPASAFPADLPRFQRPDDEALGVTSEEVLDAVHYFNLLFPTLALRTTAYLQTSPHGSVKDFYDWAAGQVEPGQGDLLATVQNIKSEVMNAQAFSVHERLVEAFDAFTFKPLRVKPSCWWAVPEKTAEELAFSQALIQRYSQSGELNCSLLSPLEHRSMIFQDEVLEPLIDTFLSNSRVR